Within the Methylobacterium oryzae genome, the region AGCTTGACCGATGTGAGTACACGCCGACCAAACTGCGCGCATTCGGTAGGGCAATGGATACGATCACATCGCAGTCGGCTGTGTTAGTTATGGCAGACACCGGCTTGCAGGCGCTCTGTGCCATTGCCGGCTACTATCGCATCGCGGCCGATCCGGACCATCTCCGCCGCGAACTTGCCATCAACGGACAACGTGCGTCCAGCCGACAAATCCTGCAAGCTGCCCGTTTGACAGGTCTCAAGACTCGGCTGGTATCCGTCGATCGTAAGCGCCTGCGCACTGTGCCGGTGCCGGCGATCCTACAATTGAATGACAGCAGCTACACCGTCTACAGCGGCCGCACGCCGGCTGGTACATACAGGCTCGTCGATCCGGTCACGCGGATCGTCCGCGACCTTCCCATAGAGGAGCTTGTCGGGGCATGCGGATCCGAACTCATCTTGGTCCAGCGCCGCTTCCGTGGTGAAGGTGTCGATCCGAAGACCTTCGGATTTCAGTGGTTCCTCCCATCGCTCTGGCGCTATCGCCAGCCGATCGCCCACGTTCTGCTCGCTTCATTATTCGTACAGGTCTTCGCCCTCGTCACACCCCTGTTCTTCCAGGTAATCATCGACAAGGTCCTGGTCCACAAAGGCTACTCCACGCTCTTGGTCATTGTGGCAGGCTTGGCCATCGTCGGGCTGTTCGACGTCGCATTGCAATACCTGCGCACCTACGCTCTATCGCACACCACGAACCGCATCGACGTCGAACTCGGCAAGCGGCTGTTCCATCACCTCTTGAACTTACCGCTCAGTTATTTTGAGACACGACCCGCCGGGCAAACCGTGGCGAGGATCCGGGAACTTGAAACGATCCGTTCGTTCCTAACCGGCCAAGCCCTTTTCTCGGGCATCGATCTCGTATTCACGGTCATCTTCATAGCCGTATTGTTCGCCTACTCATGGAAATTGACGCTGATCGTTCTGCTATCCATTCCGATCTATCTGGCGATCAGCGCTCTCGTCCGGCCGCCGTTGCGCGAGCAAGTCAGGCAAAAATTTAACCGGAGCGCCGAGAGCCAACAATTTCTCGTCGAGGCCGTCGTTGGCATCCAGACCGTCAAAGCCAGCGCGGTCGAGCCGATGATGCGCCATCAATGGGAAGAGCGGCTAGCAGCCTATGTCCGGACCGCATTCGACATGACGGTCCTGGCCGCGGGCGGTCAGAACGCCATCCAGTACGTCAGCAAGCTGACCACGGCCGCGATAATGCTGTTCGGCGCGAAAGCCGCCATCGACGGCGAGCTCACCATCGGTGAACTCGTGGCCTTCAACATGATCGCTTCGCAGGTCGCGCAACCCATCCTGCGGCTGTCTCAGTTGTGGCAGGACTTTCAGCAGGTCCAGGTCTCGGTCGAGCGTCTGGGCGATATCCTTAACACGCCAGCGGAGCGCCTACCGCAGACAAGCGCGGCGCTCCCGCCGCCGCGGGGCGACATCGAGCTGAGAAACGTCTCCTTCGCGTACCGACCCAGCTCGCCGCAGGTTCTGAAGCGGGTCTCCCTGTCGATCCGGCGGGGCGAAGTGGTCGGGATCGTTGGTCCATCTGGATCGGGCAAGTCGACGCTTACCAAGCTCGTCCAACGCCTCTACCTCCCTCAGGAAGGGCAGGTCCTGGTCGATGGCGTCGACGTTGCGCAGGTCGACCCGGCTTGGTTGCGCACCAATGTCGGCGTGGTCCTGCAGGAAAACCTCCTGTTCAATCGCACGATCCACGACAACATCGCGTTCGCAAATCCAGCCATGCCGCGAGCCGCGGTCATGAACGTCGCCAGGCTCTCCGGAGCCGACGAGTTCATCAATCGGCTGCCCCAAGGCTACGACACATTGATCGAGGAGCGGGGCGCGAACCTGTCGGGCGGCCAACGCCAACGCATCGCCATAGCCCGCGCCCTGGCGACGAACCCGCCGATCCTGATCTTCGACGAAGCGACGAGCGCGCTGGATTACGAGAGCGAGCGCGTGATCCAGGCCAATATGCGCCAGATTGTCAAAGGCCGGACCGTGATCATCATCGCGCATCGTCTGGCGACCGTGCGCCCCTGCAATCGCATCGTCAGCATGGCGGACGGGCAGATCATCGAGATCGGCAGCCACGATCAGCTCGTACATCGGCCCAACGGGCTCTACGCTCGCCTCTGGGCCATGCAGTTCGATCAAGCGAAGGCCTCGTGAGATGAATGCGACCGTGCTCAAACTGCCGCTGCGTGAGCGGCCGCTTCGTCGCGATCAGGAGTTCCTACCCGCTGCTCTGGAGATCCTGGAGACGCCGCCTTCCCCCGTCCGGATGGCGTTGATGAGTCTGATTTGTGCCTTGGTCGTAGTCGCGCTGGCATGGAGCTACTTCGGCTACATCGACATCGTTGCTGTCGCGCAGGGAAAGGTTCAGCCGACGGGGCGGGTGAAGGTCATCCAGCCCCTGGAGACCGGCCGGGTTCAGGTGATCCACGCAGAGAATGGACAGCACGTCGCGACCGGCGACGTCCTGATCGAACTCGACGCGACGGAAGCTGCCGCGGAACAGGCGTCCCTTGCCGCCAACCTGATCGCCTTCGAAGCGGAGGCGATCCGGCGCAGAGCCGCCATCGATACGGTGCGGAACAACGACCTTGAACTGCCGATCCTGGCTTGGGCTGAAAACGTCCCGCTGGCCGTGCGCTTGAGAGAGATGAGCGTCTTATCTGGAGATCTCGCACAGCTTTCTTCAAATATGGATAGCCTAAAAGCGCAGAAACAACAGAAATTATCTGAGATAGACCGGCTAAAAAATACCATTCTTGCCCAGAAAAATCTGATCTCTACCATTACAGAACGCGTAAATATGCGAACCACACTTATGGAGAAGCTCTCCGGAACCAAAGCCAGCCTAATCGATGCAACCGAAACACTTCTGACCCAGCAAGCCACACTGGCCACAGAAATCGGCGAGAAGGCGGAAGCGGAGGC harbors:
- a CDS encoding HlyD family type I secretion periplasmic adaptor subunit, coding for MNATVLKLPLRERPLRRDQEFLPAALEILETPPSPVRMALMSLICALVVVALAWSYFGYIDIVAVAQGKVQPTGRVKVIQPLETGRVQVIHAENGQHVATGDVLIELDATEAAAEQASLAANLIAFEAEAIRRRAAIDTVRNNDLELPILAWAENVPLAVRLREMSVLSGDLAQLSSNMDSLKAQKQQKLSEIDRLKNTILAQKNLISTITERVNMRTTLMEKLSGTKASLIDATETLLTQQATLATEIGEKAEAEAGLTVIDRDMAKSRDAFLADNLQRLAEVDRQADDYRQRLIKAKAHTEHMTIRSPIAGVIQGSTVTTVGQVASVGEDLMRVVPDGSTLEIEAYLQNRDIGFAHVGQEAFIKVDSLPFTRYGTVPARVVRIATDAIPEPDAQQIENGEVKNGKSSNFLGGAQRTQNLVFPLIVHPEKLSVAADGAIVPLSPGMTVTVELKTGRRRIIEYIFSPLVEVRSEAMRER
- a CDS encoding type I secretion system permease/ATPase: MDTITSQSAVLVMADTGLQALCAIAGYYRIAADPDHLRRELAINGQRASSRQILQAARLTGLKTRLVSVDRKRLRTVPVPAILQLNDSSYTVYSGRTPAGTYRLVDPVTRIVRDLPIEELVGACGSELILVQRRFRGEGVDPKTFGFQWFLPSLWRYRQPIAHVLLASLFVQVFALVTPLFFQVIIDKVLVHKGYSTLLVIVAGLAIVGLFDVALQYLRTYALSHTTNRIDVELGKRLFHHLLNLPLSYFETRPAGQTVARIRELETIRSFLTGQALFSGIDLVFTVIFIAVLFAYSWKLTLIVLLSIPIYLAISALVRPPLREQVRQKFNRSAESQQFLVEAVVGIQTVKASAVEPMMRHQWEERLAAYVRTAFDMTVLAAGGQNAIQYVSKLTTAAIMLFGAKAAIDGELTIGELVAFNMIASQVAQPILRLSQLWQDFQQVQVSVERLGDILNTPAERLPQTSAALPPPRGDIELRNVSFAYRPSSPQVLKRVSLSIRRGEVVGIVGPSGSGKSTLTKLVQRLYLPQEGQVLVDGVDVAQVDPAWLRTNVGVVLQENLLFNRTIHDNIAFANPAMPRAAVMNVARLSGADEFINRLPQGYDTLIEERGANLSGGQRQRIAIARALATNPPILIFDEATSALDYESERVIQANMRQIVKGRTVIIIAHRLATVRPCNRIVSMADGQIIEIGSHDQLVHRPNGLYARLWAMQFDQAKAS